The Rana temporaria chromosome 4, aRanTem1.1, whole genome shotgun sequence genome contains a region encoding:
- the EEF1AKMT4 gene encoding EEF1A lysine methyltransferase 4, which translates to MYKESGYWDTRYERERALPEAGGHEWFGPYEDFAHLVRRQLRSGLRALVLGCGTSSLSADLYAEGVSPIISIDYSPICIKEMTERNADIPEISWMVMDARQLQFPDESFDLVIEKGTLDSMMVDEKDPWNITPATVNLVDEVLSEVSRVLTPSGCFISVTFSPPHFRTRHYAQLKYDWSVSCDTYGRDFHYFLYTLLKGGKLTPYDIERGQSLHKPRVIPKTVPTISAYDDEDFLRNIQI; encoded by the exons ATGTACAAGGAGTCGGGGTACTGGGATACCCGCTATGAGCGAGAGAGGGCGCTGCCTGAGGCTGGAGGACATGAGTGGTTCGGTCCATATGAGGACTTCGCTCACCTAGTCAGGAGACAACTGAGGAGCGGCCTGCGAGCACTGGTGTTGG GATGTGGGACCAGTTCACTGAGCGCTGATCTGTATGCAGAAGGTGTGAGCCCCATTATCAGTATTGATTACTCACCAATTTGCATAAAGGAAATGACAGAGAGAAATGCTGACATTCCTGAAATAAGCTGGATGGTGATGGATGCTCGACAGCTTCAGTTTCCTGACGAAAGCTTTGACCTGGTTATTGAGAAAGGAACTTTGGATTCAATGATGGTGGATGAGAAAGACCCTTGGAACATTACCCCAGCAACTGTTAACTTGGTAGATGAAGTGCTGAGTGAG GTTAGTCGGGTTCTCACCCCCAGTGGATGCTTCATCTCGGTCACATTCTCCCCTCCTCATTTTCGCACCCGACACTATGCACAACTAAAATATGACTGGTCTGTGTCATGTGACACCTATGGAAGGGACTTCCATTATTTTCTGTACACTCTGCTGAAAGGAGGAAAGTTGACACCCTATGATATTGAAAGAGGACAAAGTCTTCATAAGCCACGTGTTATCCCAAAAACAGTGCCAACAATATCTGCGTATGACGATGAGGACTTCTTAAGAAACATCCAGATATGA